Proteins found in one Candidatus Omnitrophota bacterium genomic segment:
- a CDS encoding DNA alkylation repair protein: MLNKLKKDLRAQADPEKAKILQRFFKTAAGEYGEGDVFLGLVVPKIRALSKKYAHLDIRNTEILLRSPIHEERLSALLILVLKFEKGSAREKAEIYRTYLKNTEYINSWDLVDLTADRIAGAFLKDRDKAILYKLARSENMWERRIAIIATFHFIKNGSFRHTFAIAKVLLSDDHDLIHKAVGWMLRETGKRIDMAAEERFLENYYKKMPRTMLRYAIERFPESKRKAYLKGRGPRT; encoded by the coding sequence ATGCTTAATAAGTTAAAGAAGGATCTGCGTGCTCAGGCGGATCCTGAGAAAGCAAAGATACTTCAGCGGTTCTTCAAAACAGCCGCGGGAGAGTACGGAGAAGGCGATGTATTTTTAGGCCTTGTGGTCCCGAAGATAAGGGCTCTGTCAAAAAAATACGCCCACCTCGATATCCGCAACACCGAAATATTATTAAGATCGCCTATTCATGAGGAAAGGCTCTCGGCCCTACTCATACTTGTATTGAAATTTGAGAAAGGCAGCGCCCGGGAGAAGGCGGAGATATACCGGACCTATCTGAAAAATACCGAATACATAAATAGCTGGGACCTTGTGGACCTTACCGCCGACCGTATTGCGGGCGCGTTTCTGAAAGACAGAGATAAGGCCATTTTATATAAACTCGCCCGTTCTGAGAATATGTGGGAACGCCGCATAGCGATAATAGCGACGTTCCATTTTATCAAGAACGGTTCATTCAGGCATACATTCGCGATCGCGAAAGTCCTTCTCAGCGACGATCATGACCTGATCCATAAGGCTGTCGGATGGATGCTTCGGGAAACAGGGAAGCGCATTGATATGGCTGCCGAAGAACGTTTTTTGGAAAATTATTATAAGAAGATGCCGCGTACTATGCTGCGTTACGCGATCGAACGTTTTCCGGAATCAAAACGTAAAGCCTACCTGAAGGGGCGCGGTCCCCGGACATAA
- a CDS encoding methionine--tRNA ligase subunit beta: MATYDDFKKLEFKVAKIKDVVEHPNADRLYIVTVDLGDKTKQVIAGIRNTYKKEDLVGRQVVVVDNLDPAVLRGVESQGMILAASDENGSSIVTLARETKLGSIVK, translated from the coding sequence ATGGCAACATATGATGATTTCAAAAAATTAGAATTCAAAGTAGCAAAAATTAAAGACGTGGTCGAACATCCGAACGCCGACAGGCTTTATATCGTGACGGTAGATCTTGGCGATAAGACTAAACAGGTGATCGCGGGCATCAGGAACACGTATAAAAAAGAAGATCTGGTGGGCCGCCAGGTGGTTGTGGTGGACAATTTGGATCCAGCGGTCCTGCGGGGAGTCGAAAGTCAGGGCATGATACTGGCTGCCTCCGACGAGAACGGCAGTTCGATAGTGACTTTGGCCAGAGAAACGAAATTGGGAAGTATAGTAAAATAG
- a CDS encoding AAA family ATPase, producing the protein MQALNGKLDKMFGWWKGEFSVTSGKTAKKQLFLNYKGGTGKTSISAAYGYYLAMTGKRVLMIDLDAQAHLTTCLNQKTARHEKSLYSVLIRSARISDVIVGTSLPTLKLAPSSISLSALEMPLFKMPYREFRLRRAIKEIEREFDFIIIDSSPNIGLVSLNAILASNEILVPLLADFLSFHGLKILMETLASVQDDFNFYFKKINIFLNRFNPGYSICNECLEAVRKYYPGYALKTVIEESHEMMDASSFGKSIFEFSPDSKAAQNIKDLVREVNGI; encoded by the coding sequence GTGCAGGCGCTTAACGGCAAACTGGACAAGATGTTTGGATGGTGGAAGGGAGAGTTTTCCGTCACAAGCGGCAAGACCGCCAAGAAACAGCTTTTCCTGAACTATAAGGGCGGTACCGGCAAAACCTCTATATCCGCGGCATATGGATATTATCTTGCGATGACGGGAAAGAGAGTGCTGATGATAGACCTGGACGCCCAGGCGCACCTGACCACCTGTTTAAACCAGAAGACCGCGCGCCATGAGAAGAGCCTGTACAGCGTGCTGATACGTTCCGCGCGGATCTCGGACGTCATAGTCGGCACGTCTCTGCCTACGCTGAAGCTTGCGCCGTCATCAATATCGCTCTCGGCTCTAGAGATGCCTTTATTCAAGATGCCGTACAGAGAATTCAGGTTACGCCGCGCGATAAAAGAGATAGAGCGCGAATTCGACTTCATAATAATAGACTCGAGCCCCAATATAGGGCTCGTAAGCCTGAACGCTATACTCGCCTCGAACGAGATACTGGTGCCTCTTCTCGCGGATTTTCTCTCGTTTCACGGGCTCAAGATACTTATGGAGACGCTCGCTTCGGTGCAGGACGATTTTAATTTTTATTTCAAAAAAATTAATATATTTTTAAACAGGTTTAACCCCGGCTACTCTATATGCAATGAATGCCTGGAAGCCGTGCGTAAGTATTATCCGGGTTATGCGCTCAAGACGGTAATAGAAGAATCGCATGAGATGATGGATGCCTCGAGCTTCGGAAAATCGATATTCGAGTTCAGTCCGGATTCGAAAGCCGCCCAAAATATTAAAGATCTTGTGCGGGAAGTCAACGGAATCTAA
- a CDS encoding OmpA family protein, with protein sequence MKSNRISRIVISLMIFSFLSGSAFVLAQSSREDGRAKDMQKLQEKFSWWGTSDAQPAPVRDAEKGGYWWMPKHPGPKSPKRWGNGGYIYVYKIIFDYKEEELPPAKPKEMRPSLLIKKIIKNVKVYFDYDKADIRDDAAKILANAADLVKRNEGSSILISGNCDARGSEKYNEKLGKKRGQAVKDYMLEHGVTDERIKIISRGKLDAIAPVTDLEGMQKDRNAQFMVAEVEEVMIPAPGEVKEPGAVSVEEGKYMVEKEETVESEPKVSTKEYVTKKGDTLWKIAEEVYGNGRKWKNIYRFNKDKIKDPNRLKAGVTLTIPIE encoded by the coding sequence ATGAAATCAAACAGGATCAGCCGGATAGTAATTTCATTGATGATATTTTCGTTCTTATCCGGTTCCGCGTTCGTGCTGGCCCAATCGTCGCGGGAAGATGGCCGGGCAAAGGATATGCAAAAATTACAGGAAAAGTTCAGCTGGTGGGGAACGAGCGACGCTCAGCCCGCTCCTGTAAGGGACGCCGAGAAGGGCGGTTACTGGTGGATGCCGAAACACCCCGGGCCCAAATCTCCGAAGAGATGGGGTAACGGCGGCTATATTTATGTCTATAAAATAATTTTCGATTATAAAGAAGAGGAATTACCGCCCGCGAAGCCGAAAGAGATGAGGCCGTCATTGCTCATTAAGAAGATCATCAAGAACGTTAAAGTTTATTTCGATTACGATAAAGCGGACATCAGGGACGATGCGGCGAAGATCCTGGCTAACGCGGCCGATCTTGTGAAGCGCAACGAGGGATCGAGCATACTTATAAGCGGGAACTGCGACGCCCGCGGCAGCGAGAAGTATAATGAAAAGCTGGGCAAAAAGAGAGGCCAGGCCGTTAAAGATTACATGCTTGAGCACGGAGTGACGGATGAGCGCATAAAGATCATAAGCCGCGGCAAGCTCGACGCCATAGCTCCGGTGACGGACCTCGAGGGAATGCAGAAGGACCGCAATGCCCAATTTATGGTCGCGGAAGTGGAGGAAGTCATGATACCCGCTCCCGGCGAAGTCAAGGAGCCGGGCGCCGTATCCGTCGAAGAAGGCAAATATATGGTCGAGAAGGAAGAGACCGTAGAGTCGGAGCCGAAAGTTTCGACGAAAGAATATGTGACGAAGAAGGGCGATACCCTGTGGAAGATCGCCGAAGAGGTTTACGGAAACGGCCGTAAATGGAAGAATATATACCGTTTCAATAAAGATAAGATAAAAGATCCGAACCGCCTTAAGGCCGGAGTGACGCTTACTATACCTATCGAATAG
- the ispH gene encoding 4-hydroxy-3-methylbut-2-enyl diphosphate reductase, whose protein sequence is MKLTIAKSAGFCFGVKRALAIALEAANQGREVYMLGDIVHNEVVVEKMKASGIKKIAKPLKGAGKRALLIRAHGAGRYTIASARRAGYEIIDATCPMVKEIHAIAKSLEQDKRTVIIIGDKKHDEVRGIIGQLNNKPVIISSRSDVFRKALQHIDRAGVVVQSTQEEAKVLDIVSALRKRVKDLVFKNTICNPTRIKQKEAKSLPAENGVVIVVGSKSSANTKRLYQIARSLNKRTYWVNSPGEIKPAWFKGAKSVGITAGASTPESSIRDVVKSICLIS, encoded by the coding sequence GTGAAGCTTACAATCGCAAAGAGCGCGGGTTTCTGTTTCGGCGTGAAGAGAGCGCTTGCTATCGCCCTCGAGGCCGCGAATCAGGGGCGTGAAGTCTATATGCTCGGCGACATCGTGCACAACGAAGTCGTTGTGGAGAAGATGAAGGCTTCCGGCATCAAGAAGATAGCCAAGCCGCTGAAAGGCGCAGGGAAGAGGGCGCTTCTTATCCGGGCGCATGGCGCCGGACGGTATACTATCGCGAGCGCCCGGCGCGCGGGATATGAGATCATCGACGCGACGTGCCCGATGGTAAAAGAGATACACGCTATCGCAAAGTCCCTGGAACAGGATAAGCGGACGGTCATAATCATAGGCGATAAAAAGCACGATGAGGTCCGCGGCATAATTGGCCAGCTTAATAATAAACCCGTCATTATAAGCTCACGCTCGGACGTTTTCCGTAAAGCGCTACAACATATCGATAGGGCCGGCGTTGTTGTCCAATCGACACAGGAAGAGGCGAAGGTGCTCGATATCGTCAGCGCCTTACGAAAACGCGTAAAAGATCTCGTCTTTAAAAATACAATATGTAATCCTACCAGGATAAAACAGAAAGAAGCTAAAAGCCTTCCCGCGGAAAACGGTGTCGTGATAGTGGTCGGGTCCAAGTCGAGCGCGAATACGAAACGCCTTTATCAGATAGCCAGGTCCCTTAACAAAAGAACTTACTGGGTGAATTCTCCGGGCGAGATCAAGCCCGCATGGTTTAAAGGCGCAAAATCGGTTGGTATTACCGCCGGAGCGTCCACTCCGGAAAGTTCGATAAGAGATGTCGTAAAAAGCATATGCTTAATAAGTTAA
- the tadA gene encoding tRNA adenosine(34) deaminase TadA, with protein sequence MPISDNIYMSEAIKEAVKAFDADEVPVGAVIVHNGRVIARAHNQIKLLKDPTAHAEMIAITQAASHLSSERLLETTLYSTVEPCAMCAGAMVLGRIKRLVYGAEDPKTGASGSVMNVVNNRKLNHRISVVKGVMEKESSALLKEFFALKRKK encoded by the coding sequence ATGCCTATTAGCGATAACATATATATGTCGGAGGCTATTAAGGAAGCGGTGAAGGCGTTCGACGCCGACGAGGTGCCCGTCGGAGCTGTCATTGTGCATAACGGCAGGGTCATTGCCAGGGCGCATAACCAGATTAAGCTATTGAAGGATCCTACGGCGCATGCCGAGATGATAGCTATCACACAGGCCGCCTCTCATCTTTCCAGCGAACGGCTATTGGAAACCACTTTATATTCTACGGTCGAGCCCTGCGCGATGTGCGCCGGGGCGATGGTTTTGGGCAGGATCAAAAGGCTGGTATACGGCGCCGAAGATCCCAAGACGGGCGCCTCCGGATCCGTCATGAATGTCGTGAATAACAGGAAATTGAACCACAGGATATCCGTGGTTAAAGGTGTGATGGAGAAAGAGAGTTCAGCTCTTCTTAAAGAGTTCTTCGCCTTAAAGAGAAAGAAATAG
- a CDS encoding DHA2 family efflux MFS transporter permease subunit: MEDHIITEKSGQNWLIAIISLTVFMFCIDYSMLNISLPVIAKYFNATIGHVSRLPLAYLLVVTSTVLLFGKLGDIAGFKKIFVTGLVIFVTGTLLCGIAPTLNILLGLRVYQCIGEAMFSPIGIAIVTVFLPSTIKGRALGIMATAQGLGFCLGPVLGGYINDHLGWHSIFFVNIPLGIFAIVAAIKLIPSKQPVPEDRRVDFFGASLIFICLSTLIYALNSISGMGLKNPVIISSFVISAVTFILFIMQEKRASNPILDLSLFSNRDFAFATVSAFCVIFVYMGLIFLLPFYLNMVRGLDIMHSGLMLMIPALMVIISAPIAGLISDRLGSRSICTFGISMTTLAFFMFSLLKPDTPLSHLMPSLIIAGIAIGCFLPANNKLVMALAPSDKQGMASAVYKILNSTGGVFGIAILPLIIMTTIRAQIALARINMSAVKEHPEILIMGFDAAFKFGMIVCLAGLVFTVLAKDKKAQ, translated from the coding sequence ATGGAAGATCATATCATTACGGAAAAGAGCGGGCAGAATTGGCTTATCGCGATCATCTCCCTGACAGTATTCATGTTCTGCATAGATTACAGTATGTTAAATATTTCGCTGCCTGTGATCGCGAAGTATTTTAATGCCACTATCGGCCATGTCTCAAGGCTGCCGCTGGCGTATCTACTGGTGGTTACGAGCACCGTCCTTTTATTCGGCAAACTCGGGGACATCGCGGGATTTAAAAAAATATTTGTAACCGGCCTGGTTATTTTTGTGACCGGAACGCTCCTATGCGGTATCGCGCCTACATTAAATATCCTTCTGGGATTAAGAGTATATCAGTGCATCGGCGAGGCGATGTTTAGCCCGATAGGGATCGCCATCGTGACGGTCTTTTTGCCATCAACGATCAAAGGCAGGGCGCTGGGTATTATGGCTACGGCGCAGGGGCTCGGTTTTTGCCTGGGCCCTGTTTTAGGAGGCTATATTAATGACCATCTGGGCTGGCACAGCATATTCTTTGTTAACATTCCACTCGGGATATTTGCGATCGTCGCGGCCATTAAGCTGATCCCATCCAAACAGCCTGTTCCGGAGGATAGGCGCGTGGATTTTTTTGGCGCGAGCCTGATATTCATATGTTTGTCGACCCTGATCTATGCCCTAAATTCGATTTCAGGTATGGGACTGAAAAACCCGGTGATAATATCTAGTTTCGTGATATCGGCCGTTACGTTCATCTTATTTATAATGCAGGAAAAGAGAGCGTCGAATCCCATACTTGATCTTTCGCTTTTTTCAAACCGCGATTTCGCGTTTGCCACCGTTTCGGCATTCTGTGTCATCTTTGTGTATATGGGGTTAATTTTTCTTCTCCCATTCTATCTGAACATGGTGCGGGGCCTAGACATCATGCATTCCGGGCTCATGCTTATGATCCCGGCGCTCATGGTGATAATCTCCGCGCCGATAGCAGGGCTCATCTCCGACAGGCTGGGCTCCAGATCGATATGCACTTTCGGCATATCGATGACGACTTTAGCGTTTTTTATGTTTTCTCTGCTTAAGCCGGATACCCCTCTATCGCATCTCATGCCTTCATTGATAATAGCGGGTATAGCGATAGGGTGTTTTTTGCCCGCGAATAATAAATTGGTCATGGCCCTGGCGCCTTCGGATAAGCAGGGGATGGCATCCGCCGTATATAAAATACTTAACAGCACCGGCGGTGTATTCGGAATAGCCATATTACCTCTTATTATCATGACTACAATTCGCGCTCAAATAGCGCTCGCGCGTATAAATATGTCGGCGGTTAAAGAGCACCCTGAAATTTTAATAATGGGCTTCGATGCCGCTTTTAAATTCGGCATGATAGTCTGTCTGGCCGGTTTGGTGTTTACTGTTTTGGCGAAAGATAAAAAGGCACAGTGA
- a CDS encoding tetratricopeptide repeat protein: MIKRIIFALIIVVAFFGLVELSFRIFLFPGSYDYIERCVMDQGLHQRKAHDEYRIFLFGESTMHGHYLYPRSTIKTWMKLYLQDLLPETAAHRVTITNFGRLGEGSDFITQAFIETIPYKPDLAIFYIAHNDYTLIRHREAYFKPIPFKEKMKHFFGEIPKKSSFLTFMNRLYISARGKARAAKDSRRKVDDGWYTESQRPVSYNQEEMLLYPDSREFNIIKERFEANINKAIRLAGSHSIKTIFFEGVAKWTGYEPVRSVHNRLLTGDALNRWNDIDKRAEEFFRDNKFQNAMALYQECLNIDNAYALTYYRIGQCYEHMGDAAQANKYYIMANDKDCFPIRGPSVVNRFYESVRDAGIQDVSVIRTRDIFEQNSPGGIIGDDLIADQIHPTIKGQALMALEIIRVMYQNDLIIPKEEWRWNKLKSPEEMMGELGLEQAFKFNMYITLAGYVERRYDKAAEFLEKAVEIKPNSIFANSWLAWAYWKEGNKTKAFEIYEKLRGQAPDEAAKFFKEHPEIE, from the coding sequence ATGATAAAACGGATCATATTCGCCCTGATAATAGTTGTCGCGTTCTTCGGTTTGGTCGAGCTCTCCTTCCGTATATTTCTCTTCCCCGGTTCCTATGATTATATAGAGCGATGTGTAATGGACCAGGGTCTTCATCAAAGGAAGGCCCACGACGAATACCGGATATTTCTATTCGGAGAGTCCACTATGCATGGGCACTACCTGTATCCCCGCTCAACTATCAAGACATGGATGAAGCTTTATCTGCAGGATCTTTTGCCTGAGACGGCAGCGCATCGCGTCACTATTACCAATTTCGGGCGGCTCGGCGAAGGCAGCGATTTCATAACACAAGCTTTCATCGAAACGATCCCTTATAAGCCGGATCTCGCCATATTCTATATTGCGCATAACGACTATACTCTGATCAGGCACAGGGAGGCCTATTTCAAACCGATACCGTTTAAAGAGAAGATGAAGCATTTTTTCGGGGAGATACCCAAGAAGAGCTCATTCCTTACGTTTATGAACAGGTTGTATATCTCGGCGCGCGGTAAGGCGCGCGCGGCAAAAGACAGCCGCCGCAAAGTCGATGACGGATGGTATACCGAAAGCCAGAGGCCGGTTTCTTATAATCAGGAGGAGATGCTCCTCTACCCGGACTCGCGAGAATTTAATATTATTAAAGAGCGGTTCGAGGCAAACATAAATAAAGCCATACGTTTGGCCGGGTCCCATTCTATAAAGACTATATTTTTTGAAGGTGTGGCAAAATGGACAGGATATGAACCCGTGCGGTCGGTACATAACAGGTTGCTTACAGGAGATGCGCTTAACAGGTGGAATGATATAGATAAAAGGGCGGAGGAGTTTTTTAGGGATAATAAATTCCAGAACGCGATGGCCCTGTATCAGGAGTGCCTTAATATCGACAACGCATATGCTCTTACCTATTATCGTATCGGTCAGTGCTATGAGCATATGGGCGATGCGGCGCAGGCGAACAAATATTATATAATGGCCAATGACAAAGATTGTTTCCCCATCCGCGGGCCGTCGGTCGTTAACCGTTTTTACGAAAGCGTCCGTGATGCCGGCATACAGGATGTCAGCGTCATACGGACGCGGGATATCTTTGAACAGAATTCCCCGGGGGGTATAATCGGGGACGATCTGATCGCGGATCAGATACATCCAACGATAAAAGGTCAGGCGCTGATGGCGCTGGAGATAATCCGCGTTATGTACCAGAACGATCTTATTATCCCCAAGGAGGAATGGCGGTGGAATAAGCTTAAGAGCCCGGAGGAAATGATGGGAGAGCTCGGTCTCGAGCAGGCGTTTAAATTCAATATGTATATAACGCTGGCCGGTTATGTCGAGAGGCGGTATGATAAGGCCGCGGAATTTTTAGAAAAGGCTGTCGAGATAAAACCGAATTCGATATTTGCGAACAGCTGGCTCGCCTGGGCATATTGGAAGGAAGGCAATAAAACGAAAGCGTTCGAAATATATGAAAAATTGCGCGGGCAGGCCCCTGACGAAGCGGCCAAGTTTTTTAAAGAGCATCCCGAAATCGAATAA
- a CDS encoding P-II family nitrogen regulator → MKLIIAVIQPHKLEDVMQELDKSEIHLRTVSNVLGCGRQKGRTEVYRGRKETGNLLKKVRIEIAVNEKFVEPAIAAITRGARTGNIGDGKIFVLDLEECVRIRTNEKGSEAIG, encoded by the coding sequence ATGAAATTGATAATAGCCGTAATTCAGCCGCATAAGCTTGAAGATGTCATGCAGGAACTTGACAAGAGCGAGATCCATCTAAGGACCGTTTCCAATGTTCTGGGGTGCGGGAGGCAGAAGGGCCGGACGGAAGTATACCGCGGGAGAAAAGAGACGGGAAACCTTCTTAAAAAGGTCCGCATCGAGATCGCCGTTAACGAAAAATTTGTCGAACCGGCTATAGCGGCGATAACGCGCGGCGCCAGGACCGGTAATATAGGCGACGGTAAGATATTTGTGCTGGATCTTGAGGAATGCGTAAGGATACGAACGAATGAAAAAGGCAGCGAAGCCATAGGGTAG
- a CDS encoding response regulator encodes MKKKIMVIDDEEGFTALIKTTLEERGNYEVRTENNALLAIPAVREFRPDLILLDIMMPGDIDGAEIARRIENDRSVKNIPMVFLTAVATGEEVESGGGFIGGHPFIAKPVNIKKLIEYLEKKLS; translated from the coding sequence ATGAAGAAAAAGATAATGGTTATTGACGATGAAGAGGGTTTCACGGCACTGATCAAGACGACTCTTGAGGAAAGAGGAAATTACGAAGTCCGGACAGAAAATAACGCGTTGCTGGCAATTCCCGCCGTTCGAGAATTCAGGCCGGACCTGATATTGCTGGATATAATGATGCCGGGTGATATAGACGGCGCTGAAATAGCCAGAAGGATCGAAAACGATAGAAGTGTTAAAAATATCCCAATGGTATTTCTGACCGCGGTAGCGACGGGAGAAGAAGTGGAATCCGGAGGCGGTTTCATAGGCGGGCATCCTTTTATAGCCAAACCGGTAAACATAAAAAAACTTATCGAATATCTTGAAAAAAAGCTGTCATAA
- a CDS encoding metallophosphoesterase → MRTFVIGDIHGAYQAFLQCLKKADFNKNKDHLICLGDVCDRGPHVKECIDELLSIQKRTYLLGNHDAWALDWAIKGISVREWLEQGGSDTIASYKDGGMPVEHIRLLAQAPLWLLDKNRLFLHAGFDVDNGLEGTPKNVILWDRELLCRAKLLHQSCPEFKFGGYDEIFVGHTPTLIFNKDTPQKFCNVWAIDTGAVWSGKLTIMDVDTKEYWQSTPAAL, encoded by the coding sequence ATGCGCACTTTTGTTATAGGCGATATTCATGGTGCCTATCAAGCGTTTTTGCAATGCTTGAAAAAGGCGGATTTCAACAAGAATAAGGATCATTTGATCTGTCTTGGCGATGTCTGCGATCGCGGGCCGCATGTTAAAGAATGCATCGATGAATTATTGAGCATCCAAAAGCGCACTTATCTTTTAGGTAATCATGATGCGTGGGCCCTGGACTGGGCCATTAAAGGTATATCTGTCAGGGAATGGCTGGAGCAGGGCGGCTCTGATACGATAGCTTCATATAAAGACGGTGGAATGCCTGTGGAACATATTCGGTTACTTGCCCAGGCGCCGTTATGGTTATTAGACAAAAACCGCCTGTTCCTTCATGCCGGGTTTGATGTAGATAATGGGCTGGAAGGCACCCCAAAGAATGTGATACTTTGGGATCGGGAGCTCCTCTGCAGGGCAAAATTATTACATCAGTCCTGCCCGGAATTTAAATTTGGCGGTTACGATGAAATATTTGTCGGGCACACCCCGACGTTGATATTCAATAAAGACACCCCTCAGAAATTCTGCAATGTGTGGGCTATCGATACCGGCGCCGTATGGAGCGGTAAATTAACGATAATGGATGTCGATACGAAAGAATACTGGCAATCAACCCCGGCAGCATTGTGA